In Nitrospirota bacterium, the following proteins share a genomic window:
- a CDS encoding zinc ribbon domain-containing protein, with the protein MICENCNHSNRDIRIFCGQCGHKIASPCLRCHFINADGENYCGGCGGLIGTQEPTAETHSSLDRSGTSLHSAKKSTSLPQGVMDELLMIQKETLLKAGVQEDKKQLSQEEIEKLIHKEDHSEPGS; encoded by the coding sequence ATGATTTGTGAAAACTGTAACCATTCGAACAGGGATATCAGGATATTCTGCGGACAGTGCGGGCATAAAATAGCCTCGCCCTGTTTAAGATGTCATTTTATCAATGCTGACGGAGAAAACTATTGCGGCGGATGCGGGGGGCTGATTGGAACTCAGGAACCCACGGCCGAAACGCATTCATCCCTTGACCGCTCTGGAACCTCTCTTCATTCTGCCAAAAAATCGACTTCTCTTCCTCAGGGGGTTATGGACGAGCTTTTAATGATTCAAAAGGAGACGCTTTTAAAAGCCGGTGTTCAAGAAGACAAGAAACAATTAAGTCAAGAAGAGATTGAAAAGTTGATTCACAAAGAAGATCATTCGGAACCGGGTTCATGA